The Hyla sarda isolate aHylSar1 chromosome 3, aHylSar1.hap1, whole genome shotgun sequence genome contains the following window.
agccctcatataggtctgttggtggaaaactgaaagcgttatgatttgtagaaggtgaggaggaaaaaacgaaagtgcaaaaacggaaaaaagctgagtccttagggggttaaggcTACGTTATGAcaacatgcggtaacccatggtaactaacagcttgtttaatgtGCTCGCTGATTTTTAGGCTTAGTAACAATAAAATTaagctgcataaagtatccctgcttgttggtagatgcctgctggtgttaaaatgcacacagagttATCGGAAGACACAGCAGCTTGTTCTAAGTGTTCCTTTTTAGGagtagcaacaggattggtgtctaaaaatagtgaagaagaattagctttttaaaaaaaataaaaagctgatacaaattataatttttgggggttgtgtatgtgtaggcctgggtGAAAGTAGCATCCGTAAAGGTGATGGTGAACTGGTGGGGTAAATAGtaaccagcatacagcaggaggttttaaatattagatttttatttttattttataccgCAAGCACTGTGCTGCACACCAACCACTGATTGGAGTGGCCCACCCTTTGCACCACATGATTGTGCCCAGTTCTTCATTAACTTCTTCTCTATTAATAAATACTCATGAGCATCATGTGGAGTGGAAAAACAGGGAGGGTACAGACTATTGCTCTGCATTCAGCAAAACCTGCTGTATGCAGTCTCTGTCTGCACAATTCCttctttcctaaaaaaaaaaaatatatatatatatgtagctaGTCACAAGCCTCTCACCACTGCCAAGCCagagaacaccctgctctgtactgacaaggacAAGCATCCCGAGACAGCTGTCTGCAGAGGGgtcttcttcccttctggggagaattctggcttggcataaatcccaatcagtttctgagacttcgtaactggagccagagctgatattagggcatgctacctgagaaggtggtgtgatgagctgctttgcatattccttaccTAGAAAGCCCGCGGaatgctaatggcctttttgaatctccgttcTACAATGGAAGCGGTGCTCCTCCCTAAGGTAAAtacttaccatatatatatatatatatatatatatatatatatatatatatatgtatgaaagGGAGTTGGTCATGTAAGATGTAGGGGCTGGTCAAGGGTTAAGACATCACTCACTGGTTGGTGCTCAGAGCTAAGAACCAGACATGTCTCCTGAGAGCTAACATGATTAGTGATGAGGAACAGAGTGTAACAGATACCAGCTTTTTTAACTCttcttatagggggagatttatcaaaacctgtgcaaaggaaaagttgttcagttgcccatagcaacaaatcagcttgcttctttcattttcaacaaggcctctgcaaaatgaaggaagggatctgattggttgctatgggcaacttggcaacttttcctttgcacaggttttgataaatctcccccatagtgatcacaatatttcatccacagactcCCGGAGCTGCTGGAAATGTTCCAGGTTTGAAAACTCAAATATTAACAGGACCGGCTGTGCCCCCAAAGATGTCGATTTCCTTTCCTATGGAGAAACTTTAGGAGGAACTTTGACAATTGTCTCTTTACTATTTTCAATTGTTACAAGTGTCATCCTTGGAATATTTTGGACGTATCGAGAGACTTCAATAGTAAAAGCCAACAATCGGAAGCTCAGCTACGTTCTCCTCATCTCCATCACCCTCTGCTTCATGTGCACGCTGCTGTTCATTGGTCGGCCATCACCAATACGATGTCTTCTCAGACAAGCTGCATTTGGAGTTGTCTTCACCGTCTCTGTTTCTTCTGTATTGGCTAAAACTCTGACAGTCATCATGGCCTTCAAGGCGACCCGACCAGGGAGCAGGATGAAGAGACTCTTAGGAATGAGGTTACCTGACACATTAGTTGTCCTGTGCTCTATGGGGGAAGTGCTGCTGTCAGTCATCTGGATCATGCTCTATCCACCATATCTAGATGCTGACACAGAGACGGACACTATTCTCTTGTTGTGTAATGAAGGGTCATCCACTTTCTTCTTTTTGGAAATTGGCTACATCGGGATGTTGGCTCTGATTTGTCTGGGGGCCGCATTTCTGGCCAAGGATTTCCCGGACCGCTTTAATGAAGCCAAGAACATCTCCTTCAGTATTCTCGTATTCAGCAGCGTATGGGTGACATTTGTCCCCACGTATCTCAGTGTAAAGGGGAAGAACATGGTGGCGGTGGAGGTTTTTGCCATCTTGACCTCCAGTGCAGGACTAttgagttttatttttttccctaagtGTTATGTCATCTTTATTATGTCATCTTTATTCCAAAGCAGTTTGTAAgaatataatctatctatctgtcaattTCACTTCCTTCTGCTAAGGTCATACCATGGAGTCAGATTATATGGCTGCTCTGGGCACCTTGAGAGAAAGAGCCTCAATTGATAAGAAATAATTTTGAACTTTAGGGGGACTTggtttttacactgtacactgtAAAATTACATATTCTCATTATTTATTATATAGATTTATCACtgtaaaactttaaaaaaaagtaaaacttattttaacaaaataagtatgtctaTAACTGTCCTTTTCTGATCCATTTATATATATTcgattttttatgtaaaaaaaattttgctccatgatttgtagtttttgttgATTCCATTTTTGTCTTGATAggaattttttaaatgtattattctttttttgatATATATGACATGATCAGATATCAGCATTATTGTTGtttggttatttatttttttttacgttttataTATTTCACTGTGTGGGATCATGaacagtatattttaatagtttggacaattatacatgcggcaataccacatgtatattatttttatgtaattttttggggggtggctTAAAACAGGAAAAGAAGCGTCATTTAATGTTTATTAGAGTAGGGGCtttcatttaaaatatatatatatatatatatatatatatatatatatatatatataattcaccAAAAAtcttgcagcactacttatcgcTATCCATGCATGGTGCTGTGAGAGGACAGAAACATTGCTGTGATGTGAGccaataaataattttttcttcaCCACATGGAGAGTGCTGCGCTATCGTgtttgcttttatatatatatatatatatatatatatatatatatatatatatatactgtacagtatgtaAAAGTACATTGTTTATATTGTACAGGCTGGCACCATGTCCGATCGGAGGTAGCCCTATGGATAGGAAATAGGGATTGTTGGGTTGGGTTGAAGGTGAGAGTAGACCTTAGGTGTGttgtggaggagggggagggggatggagaGTGAGAGAGGAGAGATAGGGTTGGGGGAAATATTCTCCTTGTTGATCCTGGAGACATGTTATAGACAGGTCTGTGGATGatcagtgttgagcagcataggccatattcgaattcgagatatttcgcgaatatatggacaaatattcgtcatatattcgctaaattcgtatatttgtaatatttgcatttattttcccatatgcgaaaattcgcacgccagtctcacacagtagtattagagccttctttacaccacacaagctggaagcagagagggatgatgactgttatgtgtactgtgaaaaaaaaaacgaatattcgtaattgcaaatatatagtgctatattcgcgaatattcgcgaattcgcaaatatgcgatgttcgcaaataaaatttgcattgcgaatattcgtgagcaacact
Protein-coding sequences here:
- the LOC130360465 gene encoding vomeronasal type-2 receptor 26-like is translated as MNFRPSLQFYRHLLVFFFTLEEINKNLQFLPNISLGYQIFDSCANVHKSVYSTFRIMSGGRQIIPNYSCWNQRKMVGFIGEVTAASSYVISQLAGIYRICYSVYTAVYAMAHSLHDMYATSKSNNLLTSFAPWRAPPSLCNEACEPGYRMAKREGEPPCCYDCVQCTKGEMSNTTDSRSCWKCSRFENSNINRTGCAPKDVDFLSYGETLGGTLTIVSLLFSIVTSVILGIFWTYRETSIVKANNRKLSYVLLISITLCFMCTLLFIGRPSPIRCLLRQAAFGVVFTVSVSSVLAKTLTVIMAFKATRPGSRMKRLLGMRLPDTLVVLCSMGEVLLSVIWIMLYPPYLDADTETDTILLLCNEGSSTFFFLEIGYIGMLALICLGAAFLAKDFPDRFNEAKNISFSILVFSSVWVTFVPTYLSVKGKNMVAVEVFAILTSSAGLLSFIFFPKCYVIFIMSSLFQSSL